A window of Helicoverpa armigera isolate CAAS_96S chromosome 30, ASM3070526v1, whole genome shotgun sequence contains these coding sequences:
- the LOC110383176 gene encoding zinc finger protein 501 yields the protein MDFSEICRTCLKNNKNGLTPIFLSEDAQNMLPGLLLSCTGVQIKYNDGLPQNMCKNCMNNFNNNLKFRKQCKQAETLLLKIKTENYTNNDETLVKPHDFTEELEDSNLKSELKSIKFEPTDAEFENKPLKLYLQHTESINIPEINENTVFNDDNFTEDTILKTEENIDNETLNIKVTKSTDVPYIVTDVVTDKTTRVICKLCTKELSIRSIDAHMMRRHPGADERKVRCELCDKYVMRNKMNRHRVMMHGSAGVKCGYCKSEFNSKEQLLDHVESCTAKVRKRKINESGRTMAECDICKMKMQRASLNKHKAVTHAGLRPVCEHCGKSFGNKFRLNEHYRAKHGYEKFQCGTCEFQSAGIVAMRNHERRHRGEKPFVCESCGADFHAAYLLMQHRHSHNTDKLVKCDLCPSRFKARDNLHMHKLTCHSKSRYTCTLCARRYKCRYYAVRHARLVHAAADPARIVQPAEQ from the exons ATGGATTTCTCTGAAATTTGTCGGACTTGTTTgaagaacaataaaaatggtTTAACTCCAATTTTTCTGTCTGAAGACGCTCAAAATATGTTACCAGGACTACTGTTATCGTGTACAGGAGTTCAG atcaAATACAACGACGGATTACCACAAAACATGTGTAAAAACTGCATGAACaattttaacaacaatttaaaattcagaAAACAATGCAAGCAAGCTGAAACATTACTTCTAAAGATAAAAACCGAAAACTATACCAATAACGATGAAACTTTAGTCAAACCACACGATTTTACTGAAGAACTAGAAGACTCCAATCTTAAATCAgaattaaaaagtattaaattcGAACCTACAGATGCCGAATTTGAAAACAaacctttaaaattatatttacaacacaCCGAAAGTATTAACATACCAGAAATTAATGAAAACACTGTATTCAATGATGATAATTTTACCGAAGACACCATATTAAAAACGGAAGAAAATATTGACAATGAAACActaaatattaaagttactaAATCTACCGATGTACCGTACATAGTCACGGACGTAGTGACGGACAAAACTACTCGAGTTATATGCAAACTTTGTACTAAAGAGTTGTCGATCCGGAGTATAGATGCTCATATGATGCGGAGACACCCTGGGGCTGACGAGAGGAAGGTGCGGTGTGAGCTCTGTGATAAGTACGTGATGAGGAACAAGATGAACAGGCATCGAGTTATGATGCATGGGAGTGCTGGAGTTAAATGCGGC TATTGTAAATCAGAGTTCAACAGCAAAGAACAGCTGTTAGATCATGTGGAGTCATGCACAGCTAAAGTTAGGAAGAGGAAGATCAATGAATCT GGCAGAACGATGGCGGAATGCGATATATGTAAGATGAAGATGCAGAGAGCTAGCTTGAACAAACATAAGGCAGTCACACACGCTGGCTTGAGACCTGTCTGTGAG CACTGCGGCAAGAGTTTCGGCAATAAGTTTCGTCTAAACGAGCATTATAGAGCTAAGCATGGATATGAGAAGTTTCAATGCGGAACATGCGAGTTTCAGAGTGCTGGCATTGTGGCTATGCGG AACCACGAGCGTCGTCACCGCGGCGAGAAGCCGTTTGTATGCGAGTCTTGCGGCGCCGACTTCCACGCCGCGTACCTGCTCATGCAGCACCGACACTCGCACAACACTGATAAGCTCGTTAAG TGTGACCTCTGTCCCTCCCGTTTCAAAGCTCGCGACAACTTGCACATGCACAAACTGACATGCCACAGCAAGTCGCGATACACCTGCACACTATGTGCACGACGCTACAAGTGCCGCTACTACGCCGTCAGACACGCGAGACTCGTCCATGCTGCTGCCGACCCCGCTCGCATCGTCCAGCCGGCTGAACAGTAG
- the LOC110382746 gene encoding zinc finger protein 557 encodes MDSWNCCRACLGVEALHPIFQMIDHHDKYTDVIYSATGLKVEYNDALPQKMCTSCINFINTSYKFRKKCEENQKSLISRLNEKPQYEIKIETNIFDIENNGNVSIDISDLINYIDVHVEAVASYTYMDGIESNDIEFETKVEDLVDKPVELIFKSKKIKNCKEKPVKRSLRKKKENGEKKERCKEEIECEYCHKILTSKLSLRNHYKIHTGFDVVCEHCGKKFITRRLLLMHCRAKHGYEKTDKCSFCDYKASNAEQVKIHERLHTGEKPFVCAECGAGFHRKSSYLQHVAIHLPEKNVQCDQCPARFKSVTLMRIHKNRHRAATHAFRCGVCDNTFVRRRNVLRHLARIHHLPPDPLHVRRVDIA; translated from the exons ATGGACTCTTGGAACTGCTGTAGAGCATGCCTAGGAGTGGAGGCTTTGCATCCAATATTTCAAATGATAGATCATCATGACAAGTATACAGATGTTATTTATTCAGCTACTGGTCTTAAG GTAGAATACAACGACGCATTACCACAAAAAATGTGCACCTCATGCATAAACTTCATCAACACATCCTacaaattcaggaaaaaatgtgaagaaaatcaaaaatcattaattagCCGCCTCAATGAGAAACcacaatatgaaattaaaatagaaacaaatatatttgataTAGAAAATAATGGAAATGTATCTATAGACATATCTGACTTAATAAACTATATAGACGTACATGTGGAAGCCGTTGCTAGTTATACTTATATGGACGGTATTGAAAGCAATGATATAGAATTTGAGACAAAAGTCGAAGATCTGGTCGACAAACCTGtagaattaatttttaaaagtaaaaagattaaaaactgTAAAGAGAAACCTGTTAAACGGAGTTTGCGGAAGAAGAAAGAGAATGGAGAAAAGAAAGAGAGATGCAAAGAGGAGATTGAGTGTGAATACTGCCATAAGATACTAACTTCTAAGCTTTCTTTACGtaatcattataaaatacataccgGATTTGATGTTGTTTGTGAA CATTGTGGCAAAAAGTTTATAACAAGAAGACTGCTACTGATGCACTGCAGAGCCAAACACGGTTATGAGAAGACAGACAAGTGTTCCTTCTGTGATTACAAGGCTTCTAATGCTGAACAAGTGAAG atCCATGAGCGTCTCCACACGGGTGAGAAGCCGTTCGTGTGCGCGGAGTGCGGCGCCGGCTTCCATCGCAAGAGCAGCTACCTGCAGCACGTCGCCATACATCTGCCGGAGAAGAATGTGCAG TGTGACCAATGCCCTGCCCGTTTCAAGTCAGTAACGCTAATGCGTATCCACAAGAACCGTCACCGCGCCGCCACGCACGCGTTCCGCTGCGGCGTGTGCGACAACACGTTCGTGCGGCGCCGCAACGTGCTGCGGCACCTCGCGCGCATCCACCACCTGCCGCCAGACCCGCTGCACGTGCGCAGAGTCGATATTGCGTGA
- the LOC110381929 gene encoding segment polarity protein dishevelled homolog DVL-3 yields MEETKVIYYIDDEETPYLVKIPISPEKVTLLDFKNQLNRPNYKFFFKSMDDDFGVVKEEIVDDNAHLPCFNGRVVSWLVSAEGSNPSDGASQCTDSNAGKGKQTHGAPAPVTRDTCTDTDSTISSRPGHRASCDKYKYRGLRINGHSKYGNHGLEYETASVLSSDLDSTSLFDSQSEITTTTGRHTNASVDRALTECSSVSHLQVSSRKRPQRRRKRPQVMSRTSSYSSITDSTMSMHIITVTLNMDTVNFLGISIVGQSNKGGDGGIYVGSIMKGGAVALDGRIEPGDMILQVNDVNFEDMTNDEAVRVLREVVQKPGPIKLVVAKCWDPNPKGYFTIPRTEPVRPIDPGAWVAHTQALREAYPPPPPSLSALPVSSVSERGASDASTLPAGALEPQLSVNMDMAIVVRAMLRPESGLEIRDRMWLKITIPNAFIGADVVDWILQHVAGIADRRDARKYASHMLKAGFIRHTVNKITFSEQCYYVAGELCAQLAALRLRGTDADSVLSDTLAPLPNPNIMGPGYMPYAGSYGYQPIPFKYSSCVNSEHTVYGYNREESVVSGSGGSSGGSERLTAKEREPERKSTSSSSSAAPEPVPEPDRPVLFL; encoded by the exons atGGAGGAGAcgaaagttatttattacatagacGATGAAGAAACGCCGTACCTAGTGAAAATACCTATCTCACCGGAGAAAGTGACTTTGTTGGACTTCAAAAACCAGTTGAACCGACCGAACtataagtttttctttaaatccATGGACGATGATTTCGGTGTTGTTAAAGAGGAAATTGTTGACGATAACGCTCATTTACCGTGTTTTAACGGTCGTGTAGTGTCGTGGCTAGTATCTGCAGAGGGCTCGAACCCTTCGGACGGAGCTTCACAGTGTACTGATAGCAATGCAGGGAAAGGCAAACAAACTCACGGGGCTCCGGCGCCCGTCACCCGGGACACCTGCACGGACACAGACAGCACCATCAGCTCCCGCCCCGGCCACAGAGCATCCTGCGACAAGTATAAATACCGTGGGTTACGGATAAACGGCCACTCAAAATACGGTAACCATGGGTTGGAATACGAGACAGCTTCCGTGCTAAGTTCTGACTTAGACTCCACAAGTTTGTTCGACAGCCAGTCGGAAATCACCACGACGACTGGGAGGCACACTAACGCCTCCGTAGACCGAGCCCTGACTGAATGCAGCAGTGTTTCCCACCTGCAAGTGAGTTCTCGTAAAAGGCCACAGAGAAGACGAAAGAGACCTCAAGTCATGTCCAGAACCTCTTCCTATTCTTCTATAACTGACTCTACGATGTCTATGCATATTATAACGGTGACTCTGAACATGGATACTGTGAATTTCCTGGGTATATCTATAGTTGGCCAGTCAAATAAGGGCGGAGATGGAGGAATATATGTTGGGAGTATTATGAAAGGAGGTGCCGTGGCCCTGGATGGGAGGATAGAGCCCGGAGACATGATATTACAG GTGAACGACGTGAACTTCGAAGACATGACGAATGATGAGGCGGTGCGCGTGCTCCGCGAGGTGGTGCAGAAGCCGGGGCCCATCAAGCTGGTGGTCGCCAAGTGCTGGGACCCCAACCCTAAGGGGTACTTCACTATTCCTAGGACGGAGCCTGTGAGGCCTATTGATCCAG GCGCGTGGGTAGCTCACACCCAAGCCCTACGCGAGGCGTACCCGCCGCCGCCCCCATCGCTCTCCGCCCTCCCTGTCTCCTCAGTATCGGAGCGCGGGGCTTCGGACGCGTCGACGCTGCCGGCGGGAGCGTTGGAGCCCCAGCTCTCTGTCAACATGGACATGGCTATCGTAGTTAGGGCTATGCTGAGGCCTGAGTCGG GCCTAGAAATCCGCGACCGCATGTGGCTCAAAATCACAATACCGAACGCGTTCATCGGCGCCGACGTGGTGGACTGGATCCTGCAGCACGTCGCCGGCATCGCGGACCGACGCGACGCCAGGAAGTACGCCTCGCACATGCTCAAG GCGGGCTTCATCCGTCACACGGTGAACAAGATAACGTTCTCGGAGCAGTGCTACTACGTGGCGGGCGAGCTGTGTGCGCAGCTGGCGGCGCTGCGCCTGCGCGGGACCGACGCCGACAGTGTGCTCAGTGACACGCTCGCGCCGCTGCCTAACCCCAA CATAATGGGTCCCGGCTACATGCCGTACGCAGGCTCGTACGGCTACCAGCCGATACCCTTCAAGTACTCCTCCTGCGTCAACAGCGAACACACTGTATATGG CTACAACCGCGAGGAGAGCGTGGTGTCGGGCAGCGGGGGCTCCAGCGGCGGCTCCGAGCGCCTCACGGCCAAGGAGCGGGAGCCCGAGCGCAAGTCcacctcctcctcctcctccgccGCGCCCGAGCCCGTGCCCGAGCCGGACCGGCCCGTGCTCTTCCTATAA
- the LOC110381924 gene encoding uncharacterized protein LOC110381924, with translation MASECRESWYLDVVEKMDDFYKRVDEKIEKEQQQMKACKKYTELETKLAQETKLNKELTERLAELERRGSELDRVCATFESHLTIADSDRNRLDNAKEIFQIAKELTGIRWDFSAPPNVAKGYIKSESRKLLQPIEVDMSSGGSDALWTLLQCTADPRDKENRPHNEPATRI, from the exons ATGGCTTCAGAATGTAGAGAGTCTTGGTATTTGGATGTTGTGGAAAAAATGGATGACTTCTACAAACGGGTTGACG AAAAGATTGAGAAAGAACAGCAACAAATGAAAGCATGTAAGAAGTATACAGAATTGGAAACGAAACTTGCACAGGAAACTAAGTTAAAT AAAGAGCTGACAGAACGTCTAGCAGAGCTGGAACGGCGAGGCAGTGAGCTGGACCGAGTGTGTGCTACCTTCGAGTCACATCTCACCATCGCAGACAGTGATCGAAATAGATTGGATAATGCCAA agAAATATTCCAAATTGCGAAAGAGTTGACTGGGATCCGTTGGGACTTCAGTGCACCGCCCAATGTGGCTAAAGGCT ATATAAAGAGTGAGTCCCGCAAGCTACTGCAGCCGATAGAAGTGGACATGAGTAGCGGCGGCAGCGACGCGCTGTGGACGCTGCTGCAGTGCACCGCAGACCCTCGCGACAAGGAGAACAGGCCTCACAATGAGCCAGCCACACGAATATGA